The sequence below is a genomic window from Variovorax paradoxus B4.
GCAGCGCGCGATGCGGTGCAGCGTGAGATAGCTGCCCTTGAGCGCGCCATGCACTTCCAGCGCCTCGATCGAATACACGGAGCAGCTCGGCGTGAAGCGGCACGACTGGCCGAGCCAGGGGCTCAGCAGCAGTCGGTAGCCCTTCACGAGGCCGATCAGCAGGCGTTTCATGAGGAGGAGGAGGAGGAGGGTGCAGCCGGAGGCACCGGCGCGCGTGCGGCGCGCGCCAGCAACTGCTGGAGTTCGGCCCGAACGGCGCCCTTGAGCTTGTCCGAGGAGGCGCTCACGAATTCCTTGCGGTCGAAACCCGCGCGCAGCCGCACCACGTGCGCAGCACGCGGCAGGCCAGTATCGGGCGCGGCGCTCACGGTGTAGATCTGGCGCTTGATGGCATTG
It includes:
- the yidD gene encoding membrane protein insertion efficiency factor YidD, with the translated sequence MKRLLIGLVKGYRLLLSPWLGQSCRFTPSCSVYSIEALEVHGALKGSYLTLHRIARCQPWCQGGHDPVPPKSQRRTGRPGSLFSSLLSSDKKSSS
- a CDS encoding ribonuclease P protein component, with amino-acid sequence MQRLKTRAQFQAVLAGATVARTAHFALHRCALDLSSSAQPLFASDDVWLGAMVPKRWARRAVTRNAIKRQIYTVSAAPDTGLPRAAHVVRLRAGFDRKEFVSASSDKLKGAVRAELQQLLARAARAPVPPAAPSSSSSS